The genome window AGGATCAGATAAGTATAGAAGCTCCGCTGAGCAAAGTGTGGGAAATATTGATAGCCCCGAAATACGTCAGGCAGTGGGATGAGCTTCCTTCGGATTTTGGCGATTATTACCTGGAACTTGGAAGGGTGATCGACTGGTCGGGCCGGTCGCGGCTGACGGTCACGGCGCACGAGCCTAACGCGCTTCTACAACTTTCGCTGTACGTAGAGAAGTGGGAGCAGTCGCCTGCTGCATATGACATTGCGTATACATACAGGCTCTCAGAAGATGAAAATGGCGTTTTGCTGCAAGTGGAAATTGGCGATTTTGCGGTCTTGCCAGACGGGCAGAGTTACTATGACGCTTCTGTGGAGTTCGCAAAAACGGCATTGGAGAAAATCAAAAATCTGGCGGAAAACAGACTTTAATTCCGGGGGTGAGTATATTTGTAGTTATCACCGCCGAAAGTCATGCAACCGAACACCAAACTTTACTATGATACCAACGAAGTAGCCGAAATGGTTGGCTGCGAGCCATCTGCCCTGCGCTTTTGGGAAAAGAAATTTCCACAGCTGAACCCCAAACGGGACGCACGAAACAGGCGCAGATATACGGAGCGCGACATTGAGATCATCAAAAAGATCATGCACCAGCGCGACAAGCAGGGGCGTACGATCAAAGGCGCTCGTGAGCAGATGCGAAGAAAAGAGGAATCACAGCTGCTGATTCAGCGCTTAATGCGCGTCCGGAAGTTCCTCGTGGAGTTGCAGGAGACATTGTAACTTTCCGTTGTTTTAATTCATCCATACCCATGAAATATTTCCTTTTGTTGCTGCTTGGCTGTGCTTCTTTTTCATCCTATGCACAGAAATTTCAGGCGCGGGCCATCCGCAAGCACATTGAATTTTTGGCGTCGGACGACATGGAAGGAAGGGGAACGGGGAGTTTGGGGGAAATCCGGTCAGCAAACTACATTGCCACGATCTTCGGGGAACTGGGCCTGAAACCTGCCGGAACGGATGCCAGTTTCTTTCAGCCCTTTCCGGTGAAATATGCCATTGAAGGCAACTTGCACCAGGTTACGGCCCGCAATGTTGCAGGATTTTTAGATAATGGTGCCACGAAAACAATCGTTATCGGTGCGCATTACGATCATTTGGGAAAAGGTTTTCAGGGAAGTTCGCTCACAACGGATAGTCGCAACAAAATCCATAATGGTGCGGACGACAATGCATCGGGTACAACGGGCCTGCTTGAACTGGCAAGGCATTTTGCAAAAAACAACATTACTGAAAAGCATAATTACCTCTTTCTGGCATTTTCGGGCGAGGAGCTAGGGCTTATCGGGTCCAAGTATTTTACAGAAAATCCGACCATTCCGCTTGCGTCCGTTTCCTGCATGATCAATATGGATATGATCGGAAGGCTTAGCAATGAAAAAGGGATCATTGTCTCGGGTTGGGGAACAAGTCCGGTCTGGGGAAAGCTGATTCCTGATCTTGTCAAGGCGCAGAATCTGAAATATACGGCTGATTCCTCTGGCGTAGGCGCATCGGATCACACTTCATTTTATTTGAAAAATATTCCTGTTGTGCAGTTCTTTACAGGCGTTCATGGCGATTATCATAAGGTTAGCGATGACATTGAGCGCATTAATTTCGAAGGTGAGGCCAAGATCCTGAGCATTATTGCCGGTCTGCTGGAAAATATAGATAAAGAAACAACTGATCCACAGTTTATAACAGCCGATAATCCGCATACAGGCAACAAAACATCTGATTTCAAGGTAACCCTGGGCGTGATGCCGGATTACAGCTATTCGGGCAAAGGCCTGAAAATCGACGGCGTTTCCAAAGCCCGTCCAGCCGAAAAAGCCGGGATACAGGCCGGTGACATCATTACAAAGCTTGCCGGTAAAGAGATAACATCCATTTACGATTACATGGA of Dyadobacter chenhuakuii contains these proteins:
- a CDS encoding SRPBCC family protein: MMDQALTVQDQISIEAPLSKVWEILIAPKYVRQWDELPSDFGDYYLELGRVIDWSGRSRLTVTAHEPNALLQLSLYVEKWEQSPAAYDIAYTYRLSEDENGVLLQVEIGDFAVLPDGQSYYDASVEFAKTALEKIKNLAENRL
- a CDS encoding M20/M25/M40 family metallo-hydrolase; its protein translation is MKYFLLLLLGCASFSSYAQKFQARAIRKHIEFLASDDMEGRGTGSLGEIRSANYIATIFGELGLKPAGTDASFFQPFPVKYAIEGNLHQVTARNVAGFLDNGATKTIVIGAHYDHLGKGFQGSSLTTDSRNKIHNGADDNASGTTGLLELARHFAKNNITEKHNYLFLAFSGEELGLIGSKYFTENPTIPLASVSCMINMDMIGRLSNEKGIIVSGWGTSPVWGKLIPDLVKAQNLKYTADSSGVGASDHTSFYLKNIPVVQFFTGVHGDYHKVSDDIERINFEGEAKILSIIAGLLENIDKETTDPQFITADNPHTGNKTSDFKVTLGVMPDYSYSGKGLKIDGVSKARPAEKAGIQAGDIITKLAGKEITSIYDYMDVLSEHEKGEKVEAEFLRGSETKKVSIIF
- a CDS encoding MerR family transcriptional regulator, yielding MQPNTKLYYDTNEVAEMVGCEPSALRFWEKKFPQLNPKRDARNRRRYTERDIEIIKKIMHQRDKQGRTIKGAREQMRRKEESQLLIQRLMRVRKFLVELQETL